Genomic segment of bacterium:
TCTCTGGAAAGCGCATTGAGAAGGTTTAAGAAAAAATGTGAGAAGTCAGGTATACTGATTGAGATAAAAAAACGCGAACATTACGAGAAACCAAGCGTTAAAAAGAAAAGAAAAACTTACGCAGCTTTGAAAAAAATCAGAAAAGAACAAGAAACATTGGAAAACGATTAATCTAAGGATAAAAATGCATCTTTTCGATATTATTGTTTTAGGATTTTTCCTGTATATTGTTATACGGGGATATATTAGAGGCCTCTTAAGGGAGGCCTTTAATTTATTCGGGATATTCGGCGGCGGATTAATCGCGGTAAAACTTGGGCCGGGATTGGCCGGTATTTTTGAAAATGTGTTAGGATTATCACCCGGATACGGCAAGGCAGTGGCCTTTAGCCTGGTCTGGATTTTTATTTATATATTGATGTTTTTCTGCGGGAAATTTTTACAGAACCTGGTCAAACTTTTGCTTTTGGAATGGGTCGATAAATTTGGCGGCGTTGTTTTTGGATTAATGAAAGGGTTTTTTATCGCCGGGTTAGTTGTAATAAGTTTATTGAAATTTCCTTTGATACCAAGATACAGGCAGGAAGTTGAAAAGACAATTATTGTAAAACCTATTGCCGTGTATACCCCGAAAGTTTATAATCTTATAATCAGGATTTTTTCATGGACCCAGTTTGAAAGTTATAATGAAATGATAAAAAGCCATGGGGAAAAGGAAGGTATTCTTAAAGGATTTAAGAAAATTGATAATTCAATTGAAAATTTTATAGGAGATTAAGAGAATGAAATTAAAAGAACTTTATGCGACGGTCATAGAACAGGGCAAGAAAACCGATCCCCGCGGAAAAGAGCTGGTCGAAAAAGAATTACAGAGGATTAAAAAGGAATATGATGATTTAAAAGAAGATAAAAAGAAAGATTTTGATCAGGAAAAATTAACCAATCCTTACGCCGATACCAGGATTTTATTCGGTAACGGCGATATGGATGTCAAAAATATTCTTGTCGGTGTGGATATTGAGGGCGCGGAGATGATGCTCGCCGACAGGCTGATCCAGAAGGGGCAGAAAATTGACCTTGTTGTGTCGCATCACCCTGAAGGGTATGCGTTGGCAAATTTATACCAGGTAATGGGGGTCCATGCTGATATTTGTAATCAATTTGGTGTTTCAATCAGTGTCGCCGAGGCTCTGATGAATGAAAGAATAACCGAAGTGCAGAGAAGGTTATTGCCGGCTAACCATACACGGATTGTTGATATGGCGAAACTTTTGAACATTCCTTTAATGTGCGTTCACACACCGGCAGATAATTCGGTATCGGATTATTTGCAGAAAAAAATTGACATGGAAAAACCTTACAGGGTTTCAGACTGCCTTGACCTTTTAAGAAAAATCCCGGAATATAAAGAGGCTGAAAAAAATAATGTCGGGTTGAAAGTAGTTTCCGGCAGTGAAAAAGGCAGGGCGGGCAGGGTGATGATAGATATGACAGGCGGGACAAGCGGGTCCAAGGACATTTATGAAAGGCTTTCGCACACGGATGTCGGCACCATAATCGGCATGCATATTTCCGACGAGCACAGGAAAGAGGCTGAAAAAAACCATATTAACGTAATCATTGCCGGGCATATGGCGTCTGACACGATAGGTGTCAACCTTGTTTTTGACTGCCTGGAGGAAAAAGAAAAACTGGATATTATTTCCTGTTCGGGATTCAGGAGGGTGACAGGCAAAGAGAGAGATGGAAAATATAATCCGTAAAGCATTCAAGGAAAAAATAAACCAGTTATTGCCTGATTTGCGGTATCCGCTTTTAATTACCAATTTTGACGGGCAGAACGCGAATTACTGGATGTTTACTTTACAGACGGACCATGTGGCCCCGTCTTTTTTGCTGATACTCCCCGGCGGGAAAATTTACGCCTTCGTGTCTCCCATTGAAACAGACCTCCTCTCCGGATTAAAAAATAACATTGAGATAATGACTTATCCGGCAAGTTCAAAGCTTATACCTTTGATAAAAAAGATAACAAGAAAATACAAATATCTTTCAGCGGAATATTCGGATAATTATAATTTTGATATCATCAGGTATTCCTGGCTTAAGAAATTAAGAAAGGAGTTCAGCCTGAAACCCGCGCAGGACGTTATTTTTCCTTTAAGAAAAATAAAAACACCGGCTGAAATCGGTTTGATCCGGAAATCGGTAAACGAGACTTATGAGATTTTAAAAAAAGTGGAAAATAAAGTGAGGAAAAATGTTACGGAAATAGATATTTATAACCTTATTTATTTTGAGGCCCGGAAGAAAAATGCGGAGGTTTCATTTAAACCGATTATAGCCTCGGGCAGGCGCGCTGTCAATCCCCACCCGATCAGGGCGACGGATAAAAGACTGAAAAACGGGGAATTTTTAATTGTTGATTTAGGCGTGAGTTTTTACGGTTACACTTCTGATATAACAAGGACTTTTCTTGTGGGAGACGATATCCGCGGGCATAAATTTTATAAAGTCGCAAAGATTATGTTTAATGAATTGGAATCGCTCGATTTTTCAAAAATCAGCCCTTATGAACTGGCGGAAGGGATGCGAAAAATTTCAAAAAAACATAAAGTTGATATTTATGAAAAGCACGCTTACGGACATGGGATAGGCGTTGCGGTGCATGATATCTATCCAAGCCTTTCGCTTTCAAAAAATGTTTTCAGCAGACATAAATTCCAGGACGGTACAGCTTTTGCGTTTGAACCGGGTTTTTACACGAAGAAAACAGGGTTCCGCTGGGAGAATGATTATTTTATAAATAACGGGAAAGCTGTAAAATTTTAAACGTTTATTTTTGAATTTGGCAAATTTTTAATTTCAAAATCTCTTTTTGCTAAACCCGAAACGCTTTTCTATAAATCTAAGCTCATTTTGGGCGATTTCCACAATCCTATAGAGGAGCAAATCGGGAGTCGTGGAAATCGTGATCCCAAAATTTCGCTAAGATTTATATACGAAAAACATTTCTATAGACGCAAAAAGAGACCTTGAAATTAAATTTGCCAGACTTGAGCGTTATTTTTATTTTGACACAATTTTGTTATTTTGATAGCATAATATAGTTGTATTATCATCTATATTAAGAAAGGCGGTGGAATTTATGCGTCGCAAATATTTTATCTTTCTCTTTGCTTTTTTTCTTTTAGCCGGATGTGTCAATGTGGAAAAGGAAGCGGATAACCATTTCCGCAGGGCCGAAGATTTAAAATCACAGGGAGATTTCAGCGGCGCGGTCCAGGAATACAGGATAATTGTTTATAAATACTCCAAGAGCTCTCTGGCTCCCAGGGCCTGGCAATCGATCGCGGATTGTGAAAAGGAAATCGACATCGCAAAAACGGTCATGGTTGCCGATACTCTTATAAATGAAAAATACAATGACGCGGGTTTGTTTGTTCTGAGGGACCTGATTAATAAATACCCCGGCGGTTATTTATCCGGGGAGATAAGCAAAAAGATTGATTCACTCACGGGCGGCCAGGCTGAAAACCTGTTAAATATGGCAATGGAATTTCAGAAAAAAGGGAAATATACTGAGGCCATTGAATCTTATGAAAAGTTTATGAACGCGTTCCCGAATAGTAAAGAAAAAGACAATATACAGCTTTACATTTCCCAGTGCAGGGAAGAAATAGCACGCCAGAAATCCCTTGAAGAAAAACAAAAAAGGCAGACTGAACTGGACCAGAAAAAGGCCGAAGAGGAAAGAAAGAAAAAAGAAACGGAATTGGCGGAAAAGGAAAAACAACAGAAAGAAATCAAGAAAAAACAAAGTATTGAAGACGCCTTGAAATCTTTAAAAGAGAAAACGAAGTAACCGTGAATAGTAAATCGTAAAATGTGGGTATTAAAAAACAATTAACGTTTTACAATTTACGGTTTTACAAAAGAGAGTATCAATGAGAAAAACAGTCTCTGTTATTTTATTCTTTGCCTTGTGCTGTTTACATTATTGTATCAACGCCGCTGAAAAGGTAAATTTCCTTTTTGAAATTGCGGGGAAAAAAGGCGAAAATCCAAAAGAATTTGATAATATCCAAAGTATTGGGACTGACAGTAAAGGCAATATATATATAGTGGATAGTGATAATAACCGTGTCCAGGTATTTGATAAAGAAGGGGCCTATGTTTATCAATTCGGCAGGAAGGGGAGCAATAACGGGGAATTCAATACGCCTTTCGGGATAGCCGTAAATAGTTATGATGAAATATATGTAACGGAACAGGGCAATAGCCGTGTCCAGGTTTTTGACAGTACAGGTAAATTCCTTTTTGCTTTTGGGCAAAAAGGAAATCAAAAAGGCAGGTTTAATACTCCAGGCGGTATTGCCGTTGATTTATATGGTTTTGTTTATGTGGCTGACAGCCGCAATGACCGTATTCAGGTATTTACCCGCCAGGGAATATTTATCAAATCCTTTGGTTCTTCAGGAGATTTGCATACCCAGTTCGATTACCCGTCTTATGTGGCGGTGGACAATGAACGAAATATCTTTGTCGTTGATAAAAATAACAACCGCATACAAAAATTTGATTCCCGCGGGTATTTTCTTTTAAACGTGGGAAATAAAGACAATAAAAAATATAAACAGCTTTTTTCCGCTTCTGTAAGCGAATATGGAACATTATACGCGGCAGACATTGAAAATTATTGCGTCCACGTAATTTCCAATCTGGGCGAATTTCAATATTCTTTTGGAAGCAAGGGAACGGGCCGGGGCCAGTTTTTAGAGTTGTCCGGCATATATATGGACAAAAATAACCGTCTGTATATTGCCGATAGAAAAAATAACCGCGTGGAAATTTATGAAATAGAACCTGATGAAAAGGCGCAAAAAAAACCTTCCGCCCCAAGGCCTGTTGATATATTGTTTGTCCGCGAAATGCTGTGCAATGCCTCTGATATAGGGGCGGACATTAATGGGAATATTTATATGTCTAACCCCGCGAATAACAATATCCAGGTATTTAATCCTGACGGAACTTTAAAATTTGTTTTTGGTGGAGAAGGAGAAGATAAAGGAAAGTTTAAAAATCCGTCAGGTTTGGCAGTAAGTCCCGGCGGGAATATAGCTGTGTCGGACAGTAAAAATTACCGTATCCAGATATTTGATTCCACGGGGAAATATCTATTCGGGTTCGGACGAAAGGGAGAAGAAAAAGGCGAATTTTTAAGCCCTTCCGGGCTTGTTTATGATGAAAAGGGTGAAAAACTTTATGCGGTTGACAAGAAAAATAACCGTGTCCAGGTGTTTAATAAAGACGGGATATTTTTGACCGCCTTCGGGGCCTCGGAAAACAAGGCAAACCAGTTAAATTATCCCGAGGATGTCGCGATAGCTCCTGATGGAGCGGTTTATGTGGCTGATACAGGAAATAACCGCGTGCAAAAATATAACATAAGTTTCGAAAATGAAATTTCTTTTGGCAAAAGCGGGAAAGGAGAAGGTGAGTTTGATAAACCGGTCTGCGTAAGCACGGATAAAGACAGGAAAATTTATGTGCTTGACAAGGGAAACAACAGGATCCAGATTTTCGACAGTTCCTTGAAATTCATCATGGAATTTGGCAGTGAAGGCAAAGGGATAGGCCAATTTAATGATTTGCAGGGCCTCGCGGTGCAAAACCTGGATGCGCAAAATTATATTTATGCCGCGGACGCGGAAAATAAACGGATGCAGGTTTTTACTCTTTGTGAAACTCCCCGCTCCCCGGCAGGTCTTGCTTCTTACGGGGATGAGAAAGGCATAAAACTCACATGGGAGAAAAACCCTGAATCATTTGTCTATGAATATTATATTTATAAAAGCGATGACCTTGCCGGTGATTACACATTTGTTGATAAAACCCGCGCAAACGAATTTTTTATTCCAGCCTCTCCTGACAGCAGTTTCGCGCAGTCTCCTTATTATAAAATCTCTGCCGCGGCGCCCCGTGGTTTTGTAAGCCCTCAAAGCGCGCCTGTCACGGATTATTTTGTCCTTGGATATAACTTTTTTAAGCAGGGTAAATTCCCGGAAAGCGCGGTAAATTTTCAAAAGGAAACAGAACTTCATCTGGATAATTATAACGCTCATTACCTGTTAGGCATAGTTTACTTTAGGCAGGATAAATGGCAGGAGGCGGAAAAAAAATTCAACAATATTGTAAGGTTACAGCCGCAAAACGGGTATGCGCATTATTATCTTGGAGCCGCGCTGTCACGGCAAAAATCATATGACAAGGCAGTTTTTGAATTAAAAGAGGCTTTAAAAATTGAAAAAAACAGTTTTATGATATATTCGGAGCTTGGCGAAGCGTTTCTTAATAAGGAATTATATAATGAAGCCATAGAGGCGCTTAAAAACGCGTTACAGATGGGGGAAACCAACCCGAAACTGCATTATCATCTCGGCCTTTCATATTACAAACAGCGAAAATACGACCAGGCAGTTGATGAACTTAAACAGTGCATAAAGGACAGCCCGAAGGAATTTTATGCCCGTTATTACCTGGGGAAGACTTATACCGCGCTCGGTGAAAATGATATGGCTGTCCAATCTTTTAAAGAGGCCTCTGAAATTGACCCGCAGAACCTGGAAGTGTTTTTTCTTACCGGATTGATTTATGTCAGTCAAAAAAAATATATGGATGCTGTCGCGGAATTTAAAGTCGCCGCGTCTCTGGATGCCAAAAACCCGGTTTATAAATATAACCTGGGGCTTGCATATTTTTACGGCGGTGACATGGAATCCGCGGTCCATGAATTCAGTGAGGCGGCAAAGCTGGAGCCCGGTAACCCTGATTATCATTATTATACGGGCCTTGCGTTATCCGGCATAGACATTGACAGGGCTTTAAGCGCGTTTAACACGGTGGTGAATTTAAACCCGAATTATCTGGAAGTATATTTACAACTCGGGATTTTATATGAAAAGAAAAACCGCATTCCCGAGGCAATAGAATCATACCGCAAGGCATTGGAAAAAAATTCGGGGGATATAATATCTGTTAACTACGCTCTTGGAAAACTCTATTCTGAGGTCAAAAATTATGAACTTGCGGAAAAATATTTCAGCGATGTAATAAGGGTGGATGTAAACAACATAGACGCTCTTTTACAGCTTGGCAATGTAGAGGATTTACAGGAAAAATCCGGCGATGCCATACAGACTTTTCAAAAAATCATTTCTATTGAACCGAAAAATATCAAGGCGCGTTTGCAGCTTGCTTCCATATACACTAAAAACAAAATGAAAAAAGAGGCTGTCGGCGAATATAGGACAATCCTTGACATTGACCCCGGCAATCCTGATAGTTTTTATTTTATGGGGCTGTTTTATATGCAGAGCGGGTTATTTGACCATGCCAGGGAGCATTTCACAAAAGCAGGTGAATATGGCGGGACGAACATCTTGTATAAAAACGCGCTTGACAATCTGGAAATATTTATAAAAAAAGAACAAGAAAGAATTGTTATGCACATAACTCCTTCAGACCCGCCGATAAGTGATTTTACAAAACGAATACTCGATGTTTACCATGCGGAAAACGGATATAATATTCCTGATGATCTGCGAAAGATATTTGTAATTTTTGACGGGATAAGCGCTTATGGGACAATATGCACGGCGCGAAGCCCTGAAATTAATTTTAATGAACCGAAAGAATTGCAATATCCAAGGGAAACCTTAAAAAACAAAATAGGCAATGACGTGGACTGCGCCATTTTTCTCAGTGCCTGTCTTGAAAAGGAGGGTATAGCGGTCAATTTTATCAAAAATCCGTCATTTGTTGTCTTGCTTGTAAATACAGGCGCTTCAATTGAAGAAGCGGAAAAAATTTCGGGAGACAGCGAATCATACGCGGAAAAAGATAATTTAATCTGGATACCGGTTGACGTTTCCATGTTTGGTTCTTCTTTCCTGGATTCATGGAAACAGGGAATAAAAAAATATAAAGAATATCTCGCGGCAAAAGAAAAAAGCGAAATTTTTAATATAAAGGAATATAGAGTAAAAGTCCCGGAGGACAAATTGCCTGAAAGCGATTTCGCGGCGGAAACCCCGAAAGAGAGCGATTTGAATCTCAGACTGCAGGAAGATTTAAAAAACTTTTATAAGGAAAGGATTTCCTCGCTGATTAAAAAATATAATGAAAAACTCAAAATTACGCCCGATGATTTAAAACTAAGGCTGGCATTGGCAGGCGCCTATGACGAAAACTCGCAGAAAGAGGGGGCAGCAGGAGAATACGGACAGGTCTTACTGATGGATGAAAAAAACCTTACTGCTTTGTATTTTTTAGCCGATTATTCATTGTCTCGAGAAAAACGCGATGAAGCTTTAAATTATTTTTTAAAAATTTTGAATTTTTACCCCCAGGAACCCCGCGCGATGTTTGAGATCGCAGAAATTTATTACTCGCAGGATAAATCAAAAGAGGCGCTTGAACTTTATCAAAAATATTTGAAAATGGGCACACAGGACAAAAAGAGAAACAGCCAGGCACAGTTGAAAATAGGTCTGTGTTACGCCTCGCTGAAAGAGATGAAGAAGGCAATTGAGGAACTTGAGAAATTCATAAAAGAATACCCGGAACACGAACTTATAGAGGACACGAAAAAGACGCTTGGTCTTTTGAAGAGCGGATATTCGGAAGAATGATTTTTTACCGCACCCCCCTGTGCAGTCCCAGTTTTTTAGCTGATTTTACAGCCTCTTCGTATTCCTTCCTTGTAATCCTCCGGTTAATTTCAGGGAAAAGCCTGGAATTATAATAAGGCTGGTACTGGTCCATCAGGTTAAAATAAGAATCTTTGGATATTTCCTCCGCTATGAATCGTGCGATTTTTTCTGTTTCCGCGGTTTTACCCGGGAGAACAAGATGCCTTATAATCAATCCTTTTGTTGCCAGTCCGTTTTTGTCAGTTACTAAATCACCTGCCTGGCGGTGCATTTCTTTTAAAGCCAATTTCATTTTTTCAGGGTAATCCGGAGCGTGAGCGTACTTATAAGCTGTTTCATTTTCGGCATATTTGGTGTCCGGCATGTAAATGTCGATTATCCCCTCAAAAAGTTGTAGCGTGGAAACATTTTCATAACCGCTGTTATTGTGGACAAGAGGTATATTTAACCCTTTTTCCTTGGCCAGTTTAAATGCTTTAATAATATGAGGTGTAAAGTGTGTCGGTGTGACAAGGTTTATATTATGGCACCCTTTATCCTGCAAAGAAATCATTATCACGGCCAATTCTTCAGGAGAAGATTTTTCCCCATGATGTAATTGGCTTATTTCATAATTCTGGCAGAAACAACACCCGAGGTTGCAGCCTGTAAAAAATATTGTCCCTGAACCCTTTGTTCCTGATAACTCAGGCTCTTCGCCAAAATGAGGTCCGAAACTTGAAACCATCAAATCTTTGCCCATCTCACAATATCCCAATGCGCCCTCGGTCCGGTTTAAACCGCATTCTCTCGGGCAAAGATGGCAGGAATTAAAAATTTCATAGGCATCGCGGATTCTTTTATCAATATCGAAGTTTATCACAACAATTAGTATACTATAAATCAAGAAAATGCTTTACAAAAAAAAAAAAAGTTATAAAATTGAAATGAAGGATAAAAATTGGCTTATAGGAGGACAATATGAAAAAAGGTGTATTGATTTTACTGGTTTTATTGGTTTTAGTAATTTCGCCGGCAGTATTTTCTGAACAAGAAGCTTCTCACGGCCTGGGCAAGGGAGAGGCGGGGAGTTCATTTTACTGTTTAGTCATGGACATGCCCCGGCCCGAAGCAGGGGATGTCCGTTATTTTATTACCAAATGCGGCGAATATACCACCTGGAAATTATGGCCCGGCAAGGAAAAGCTTTTTGAAGGCAAGGAACCACATGGCGCTTTATTAACAGTTTATGTTAACAAAATCGCGTTTAATTCATTAGATGAAAAAAAAGGCATGCAGAACGGGTCCATGATAGTTAAAGAAAATTACACTTCCGACAAAAAATTAGCGGCTGTAACCGTTATGTATAAATCAGAAAAATATAATCCTGAAGCGGGTGACTGGGCATGGATTAAATATGACCCTGACTTTAATATACTTGCTGAAGGTAAGGTTAAAGAGTGTATTGATTGCCATAGCAAAGCCAAAGATAATGATTATATTTTATCCGGCAGCATCAAATAGAAGACTTTTAAATTTTTTCCAGTTTTACCCTTGTTGATTTATTGATGAGGCTTTTGGATACCGGATTCAATTCCCAGGGGAAAAGGACATTGATCCGCATTTCTTCAAAGAAATGCACAGGCGTGAATAATATCCCCTGCGGGATTTTTTTATCCAGGCGGGCTTTTATTGTTGTTGAGCCGGTTTTTGAGCTTATACGTATTAATTCATTTTCTATAATTTTAAGTTTTTCAGCATCATCCGGGTTTATATCGATAAATCCCTCAGGGCAGACCTCGTGCAGGCCCTTTGAGTTTCTTGTCATTGCACCGCTGTGGCTGTGAAACAGGGAGCCGCCGGATAAAAGGGTAAAAGGGTATATTATATTATTTTTTTCTTCAACAGGTAAATTTTCAGGGGCAAGGAAATTAAATTTATTTTCTCTGCCGGTGTATAGAACAGGGGTACCCCCGTTATTTATTTTGGAAGCAGGCCATTGTGTCCCTTTGGAGGGGAAGGGAAGAATATTTATTTCTTTATAAACCGGGACCAATTCAGCGATTTCTTTTCTTATATTTCCGATTGAGCAATCGAGAGGAAAACCGAGTCCTTTTGAAATAAGCCCTATTATTTCAGAATCTGTTTTTGTGTTTTTTACGGGTTTCAGCGGGTGTTTAAAATCCTGAATCCGCCTTTCCATGTTTGTATAAGACCCTTCTTTTTCGACGAAGCTCGACACGGGAAAAACTACGTGCGCGTAAGGAGTAGTATTATTTAAAAAGAGGTCGTTCACCGCGAGAAAATCAAGTTTGCTTAAGGTCAGTTTTAAAAATTCCGTGTCGGGAAAAGACGCGATAGGATCATCCCCGATAATATAAACCGCCCTGATTTTTTTCTCCATAATTTTGCCGAATATCTGATGATAAGTGCTCCCTGGCAGTTTTGGGATTTCCTTTTTCCATACGGAATTGAAATTTTTTCGTATAACAGGGTCGTCAAATTTCTGGTAACCGGGAAGATATTCCGGGATTGCACCCGTGTCGCACGCGCCCTGGGAGTTATTGTAACCTTTTAACGGATAAATTCCCGCTCCTTCTTTCCCGATATTTCCCGTTAAAAGGCAAAGGTTCACAATCGCCTTGACTGTTTCAGAGGAGTTTTTCTGCTGTGTGACGCCAGACCCGTAAACAAAAGACGTTTTTCGGCTTTTTCCTATTAACCGCGCAGTCTCAAATATTTTTTCTTCGATGATACCGGTAATTTTCGAAGCAAGGTTTATGGGAATTTTACCGGTGGATAATTTGAATTCCTCAAAGCCTTCAGTCCTTTCTTTAATGAATTTTTTGTCCTGCAGGTTTTCATCAATTATAATTTTTGAAATCGCGTTTAAAAAAACAGGATCGGTCTGGATATTTGGGGAAATCCAGAGTTTGGCAAAAGTATTAAGTTTGGTTTCTCTCGGGTCAACCAGTATAAGTTTGGCATTGTGTTTTTTAACAGCGGATTTTATTTTTAAACTGGCAATGGCCTGGCTTTCGATTGGATTGGCGCCGATAACAATAATAACCTCCGATTTTAGAAGGTCATCCATCGGGTTAGTCATGGCCGGGTAGCCAAGCATAGGAGCAAGGACATTAATATTTACCCCGTTTTCAAGCCGGGAGGAATTGTCTATGTTATTTGTGCCTATAACGGCCCGCATGAATTTTTGGAAAAGATATGTTTCTTCGTTTGTGCACCTGGCAGAGATTATGCCGGCAATAGAATCAGGCCCGTATTTTTCTTTAATCTCGAGAAGTTTGTCCGCGCTGAATTTTATTGCTTCTTCCCACGAGGTTTCAACCAGTTTGCCGTCTTTTTTTATAAGAGGGTTTATTAACCTTTTTGGGCTGTTGGGGAAATCATATCCAAATCTTCCTTTTGCGCAAAGACTGCCGTTATTTATTCCCAATCCTTCCCTGGATGAAACGGAGATGACTTTATTGTCTTTTATATTTAGGGATATGGAGCACCCGCACCCGCAGTAAGGACATATAGTGTTATGTTTTCCCACCTCCCATATACGGGCTTCATATTTTGAAAGATTACTGATAACCCCCGCGACAGGGCATATTGATATGCATTGGCCGCAGAATTCGCAGTCAATGCTTTTCCTGAAAGGGGTCCCGATTTCAGTTTTAAACCCGCGGTAAGAAAAATCAATTGCCCCGACCATGCGGATTTCCCTGCAGGCGCGGACACAAAGCCCGCAGTGCATGCATTTTTTAGGATTGATTTCTATTATTCCTTTTGTCTGCGTGGCCGGGCCGATGCGTTTATCCATTTTGAAAATGTTAAAATTTACTTTAAGCCGGTATGCCAGGTCCTGAAGGCGGCAGTCTCCGCACCGCTCGCATACAAGGCAGTCCATCGGATGGTTTAAAAGAAGGAGTTCTATTATTGTCTGCCTGGCTTTGTTTATCCGCGGGGTATCTGTGAGAACAACCATGTTTTCTTCAACCGGGGCGACGCAGGATGACACAAGTTCATGCGTGCCCTCTATTTCAACAACGCATAACCTGCATCCGCCGAAGGGTTCAAGCCCGGTATGATGGCATAAATGAGGGATATCAATCCCCGCCGATTTCGCGGCTTCAATAATTTTTGTTCCCCGGGGAACAAAAATATTTTTCCCGTCAATAGTTAAAGTAATCATATTTATCAAAATATTTCCTGAATATCGGTTCAAACAGTTTAAACCGTTTGAACTGTTTAATTAGTATATCGCGTTATAATCGCATATGTCCACGCACGCGCAGCACCGGACGCAATTTTCCGGTTTTATCTGCGCCGTTTTTTTCGGTTCCCATTCGATAGCGTTAAACTTGCATGCCTTTTTTAAACAGAGGCCGCATTTTTTGCACAGGTTTTCATCAATCTTAAATTTTAAAAGGCCCCTGCAGGTTCTTGCCCTGCATATTTTTTTGTTTATATGTTCTTCATATTCATCATAGAAATATTTAATGGTGGTCAAAACCGGGTTCGGCGCGGTCTTACCCAGGCCGCATAACGAGAAATCCTGTATGTCCCTGCTAAGTGTAGTTAAAACATGGATGTCCTCAGGGGTCCCTTTCCCTTCGGTTATTTTTTTAAGTGTTTCATAAAGGACCTCGGTCCCCAGCCTGCAGGTGGCGCATTTACCGCAGGTCTGTTCCTGTGTGAATTCAAGGTAGTGTTTTGCGAGGTCGACCATGCAAGTTTTGTCATCCATCACGACAAGCCCGCCTGATCCTATAGTTGTTCCTGCTTCTTTTAATGTTTCATAATCAATAATGACGTTTTCAAGCATGCTTTCAGGAAAACATCCGCCAAGGGGCCCGCCTACCTGGATTGCCT
This window contains:
- a CDS encoding tetratricopeptide repeat protein, translated to MRKTVSVILFFALCCLHYCINAAEKVNFLFEIAGKKGENPKEFDNIQSIGTDSKGNIYIVDSDNNRVQVFDKEGAYVYQFGRKGSNNGEFNTPFGIAVNSYDEIYVTEQGNSRVQVFDSTGKFLFAFGQKGNQKGRFNTPGGIAVDLYGFVYVADSRNDRIQVFTRQGIFIKSFGSSGDLHTQFDYPSYVAVDNERNIFVVDKNNNRIQKFDSRGYFLLNVGNKDNKKYKQLFSASVSEYGTLYAADIENYCVHVISNLGEFQYSFGSKGTGRGQFLELSGIYMDKNNRLYIADRKNNRVEIYEIEPDEKAQKKPSAPRPVDILFVREMLCNASDIGADINGNIYMSNPANNNIQVFNPDGTLKFVFGGEGEDKGKFKNPSGLAVSPGGNIAVSDSKNYRIQIFDSTGKYLFGFGRKGEEKGEFLSPSGLVYDEKGEKLYAVDKKNNRVQVFNKDGIFLTAFGASENKANQLNYPEDVAIAPDGAVYVADTGNNRVQKYNISFENEISFGKSGKGEGEFDKPVCVSTDKDRKIYVLDKGNNRIQIFDSSLKFIMEFGSEGKGIGQFNDLQGLAVQNLDAQNYIYAADAENKRMQVFTLCETPRSPAGLASYGDEKGIKLTWEKNPESFVYEYYIYKSDDLAGDYTFVDKTRANEFFIPASPDSSFAQSPYYKISAAAPRGFVSPQSAPVTDYFVLGYNFFKQGKFPESAVNFQKETELHLDNYNAHYLLGIVYFRQDKWQEAEKKFNNIVRLQPQNGYAHYYLGAALSRQKSYDKAVFELKEALKIEKNSFMIYSELGEAFLNKELYNEAIEALKNALQMGETNPKLHYHLGLSYYKQRKYDQAVDELKQCIKDSPKEFYARYYLGKTYTALGENDMAVQSFKEASEIDPQNLEVFFLTGLIYVSQKKYMDAVAEFKVAASLDAKNPVYKYNLGLAYFYGGDMESAVHEFSEAAKLEPGNPDYHYYTGLALSGIDIDRALSAFNTVVNLNPNYLEVYLQLGILYEKKNRIPEAIESYRKALEKNSGDIISVNYALGKLYSEVKNYELAEKYFSDVIRVDVNNIDALLQLGNVEDLQEKSGDAIQTFQKIISIEPKNIKARLQLASIYTKNKMKKEAVGEYRTILDIDPGNPDSFYFMGLFYMQSGLFDHAREHFTKAGEYGGTNILYKNALDNLEIFIKKEQERIVMHITPSDPPISDFTKRILDVYHAENGYNIPDDLRKIFVIFDGISAYGTICTARSPEINFNEPKELQYPRETLKNKIGNDVDCAIFLSACLEKEGIAVNFIKNPSFVVLLVNTGASIEEAEKISGDSESYAEKDNLIWIPVDVSMFGSSFLDSWKQGIKKYKEYLAAKEKSEIFNIKEYRVKVPEDKLPESDFAAETPKESDLNLRLQEDLKNFYKERISSLIKKYNEKLKITPDDLKLRLALAGAYDENSQKEGAAGEYGQVLLMDEKNLTALYFLADYSLSREKRDEALNYFLKILNFYPQEPRAMFEIAEIYYSQDKSKEALELYQKYLKMGTQDKKRNSQAQLKIGLCYASLKEMKKAIEELEKFIKEYPEHELIEDTKKTLGLLKSGYSEE
- a CDS encoding radical SAM protein; translation: MINFDIDKRIRDAYEIFNSCHLCPRECGLNRTEGALGYCEMGKDLMVSSFGPHFGEEPELSGTKGSGTIFFTGCNLGCCFCQNYEISQLHHGEKSSPEELAVIMISLQDKGCHNINLVTPTHFTPHIIKAFKLAKEKGLNIPLVHNNSGYENVSTLQLFEGIIDIYMPDTKYAENETAYKYAHAPDYPEKMKLALKEMHRQAGDLVTDKNGLATKGLIIRHLVLPGKTAETEKIARFIAEEISKDSYFNLMDQYQPYYNSRLFPEINRRITRKEYEEAVKSAKKLGLHRGVR
- a CDS encoding cytochrome P460 family protein, translating into MKKGVLILLVLLVLVISPAVFSEQEASHGLGKGEAGSSFYCLVMDMPRPEAGDVRYFITKCGEYTTWKLWPGKEKLFEGKEPHGALLTVYVNKIAFNSLDEKKGMQNGSMIVKENYTSDKKLAAVTVMYKSEKYNPEAGDWAWIKYDPDFNILAEGKVKECIDCHSKAKDNDYILSGSIK